CCAACCCCAAGCCATTACAACTTCCaagtggcaaagggaagcagtcATCCCAGTGGAAAGGATCTTCCTGGAAATAGAGCAAGAACACCCATATCTGTCTATTCACTTTTTGCCTACTTGGAGTGCTTCTTGCATCTTTTGTCCTGAGGATATCCCAGTATTTCATAGGACCCCGCCTGATTCTCAGTTTCTTTGTGAAGCCATAAACTTAGACTAGCTCCTCCTTCTGGGTCCCCAAAGTTCCAGAGTGTCTCTTCTAACACTGTATTGTAACATGGTCATGAATCTGTCTCCCTAGTAACTTCTTCAAGAGAAGACTCTTCTTACCtcatcttttagttttttttcaggATCTAGCCTCATGGTTGGCATGTAAAagataccatattttaaaataaatgaaagagtaaAACCATTAGTTCCTAATTATTGGCAGTGTGAGTCCTAGGTGAAGTCTGGCTTGCAGATTGGGTGAAGGTACTGCTGAGGATATGAGCCATTCCTTGAGCAAGTGTGTGAGCTATGTTGTACCATTGCTTGGAGTGTGCGAGCCTCAATTGCCCACACACCTTGGCTTCTAATGACACGTATACATACATACCTTTATGATAGTCCTCAGTAAGTATCTATGACAGACTGCTACCCAGCTCACTCTAGTAGTGGCTCTGGGATTGCCATAAAGTCACTCAGATAGCAGTCATATGCAGCCCTCACCCACAATTTTATTGATAGATGTTCTGTGCTTGGCTGTGTAAGTCCCTCTGGGGTTTAACTGTCAGttggtttgtttctctttttttgtttttgtagatggacacaatacctttatttatttatttatttatttatttattattgtggtgctgaggatcaaacccaatgccttacacatgccagacaagtgcactaccactgagccacaaccctagcccctgtcAGTTTCTTGATGGTATTAATTTCCAGGGTACAAATTGACTGTTATATTATCCTTCCAGCTGTTAGTGGAAGAAAAAAGCGTggtccttcaaagaagaaatccaGTGCAGTAAAAGTTGAAAAATGTGAGACTGGGTATGTACTTCTCACACCTATTTGAACAGGAATTGAGTGCCTATTTATTGCATGTTTAACAGCCCACTGGGCACTGGAGGGGAATTCTTTAAGGGGGTGGAGTCTGGTTGGGAAGGGTGGCAAGGTATCTATCCCTAAATGGGAGAGCACATGCAGAATGAGTAAGCTCCCCTCCTTGCTTACCCTAGCACCTAAGCTACCAAGATCCCTGCAGTTACCTGGGCAGAGTGGAGCCCTTCTTTCCCCACAGCACCTCTGGTATCTGAAATTTCCTTTGTCTTTAAACTCGGGTCAAAGAATATTGTGTAACCAAACAAGACACTACTTTCAGGTTGGATACAGCCCCATGGCTACCAGTTTGTACTAAACCCAAGCCAACATAATAGAGACGGTGACCTATTTGTTCAGTCTATTGGGATTGGAGGGAGGGCAGTTAAGAATGTCTTCTAAGCTTTTCTGTTGCTTTGAGTGAACCCAGTTTTTCTTACTACTGTGTGTATCCATGTGGTATTGTTGCAGTTtggggaatggaacccaggtctcacacatgctatgcaagcactttACTATTCAGAGTGCCCCCCCCAGCCCtcttgtaaaattttaaagtttaaatgttaGGATAAAATGGATTGGTTTTAGTTCCCccgaccttttttttttttgtggtgctggggattgaacccaggccttgtacatgcgaggcaagcactctaccagctgagctatatctccagctatCCCTTATTTTTATTAAGCTGTTTATAGTTGATCCTGAAAACCACTGATCATTTAgaccaaaaatattaataacttaaatcaaaaaaataatatattttctcatttagatTCTAGCaacttctctccctttccccttaAAAATGTGATATAGTAAGcataattttctgtttgttttacttGCATTCAGGAGTAATACATATTCACCTGAAGTATCATATAAGAAAAGGAATGTAATTGAAGgactttgtgatttttcttgtGAGCActtctttttgtattatttttggtTGGATTTCATTTTCGTTTTTAACAGTGCtatggatagaacccagggcctcaaacaggCTAAGCAGgtggggtgctctatcactgggccGTAACCCCagcttgtactttttttttttttttttttttttggtattgggtatggaaccttgccgcagtctggctgggcacaattcaggagccacttgtcaaaagaaacgaactttatttttagaaccacacatgccaaacaaaacagctcctcaggaaaaaccttcagagcccaactgccaccactggcttcccacaagcctctcaacctcccccactcctcctgctcttgaggctgattggctgggtcgcgtgggcagagccaaaataagtcccccaatgagcagctccatggtctgaaagggcagggaaacagcccaatgagcatcaccgcagaggagccaatcagttggcagctagaagtttgctggggccgctatGAGCcagtcatcagctggcagctggaagtttgctggggccccttcggctgtggctctcaacagaacctaggggtacttaaccactgagccacatccccagcactttttaatatttcattttgagacagggtctcactgagttgcttagcacctcacttttgctgaggctggctttgaactaggccatcctcctccctcagcctcccaagccactgggattcaagGCATGCTCCACAGTACCCGGCaacttatatattatttttaaacttgtatTCTGCAACAAAATATGGAGACATTGGGGCAACAGAGCAACTCAGACTTCTCTGCGTCACTGTGCCTTTTGCTGGCTGAAGTAGCTAGTGGCAGCCCACCATGTGCTATCTTAGATGGACTACCTTTCAGTAAGTTGTCTTCTCTGGATACCTAGATACATATTCAAGCTGCTTTGCCTATAGGGATGGGTATCTTAGGTAATTCCCAGACTGCTTTGCTAGAGACTGTGGCATAAGAAGGAAGAAGATTCCCCTTGGTGTCTTTGTCAATCTGCCTCATTCAAAAGAGGCTAGCCTGTTTGGACTGTTTAACTATTGCCTTGGTACTTCCTGTGTCAGTCTGGGGGCTTCCTGTGTGTGTAGCATTGTTCTGTATAGGCTGCCTGCTGGTCATGTGTCTGATGTACCCAGTTTGGGGTCTTTTTGGTTTCTCTGATGTGGTAGTATTCAGCCTGCAGTGAAGTGGCACAGGTCTTGAGGTGAAGTTTGCTAAGCTGCAAGGCAAGCACCTTCCTTGACTACAAACATACAGGAGTCTTATCCTCTGCTGAAGCCTGTAGGTGGCTCAGGTTTTCATCTATCAACTTTTCTGATGCAAATTTGCTTTCAAACCTAGATGTTGGAGGTAGAAATGTTGGAGTCATCCATATAAGGCTTTGGGATGAATACCCTTGCATTAGCCTCCTTTGCATGTCTGGTACTTTCTTCTCCACACACCAACCTTTTCACCTAGGGGCTGTTTTGCAATTTAAGGGTTAATAAGTGTTCTGGCAAAAATCAGTGTCCACAGAGTTCTGTGGACTCAGAATCTCTGTGTTTGCTCTTGTTTtatctttccagctctgtgggctcATCTCTCTAGACTTGTGAATTTTTGAGGCCAAGATAAAAATGCTTCAGTTTAAATAGATAGTTATtacacacatgagttttttttatATGCTGAGCACTATTCTTTGTGCCATTTGTATTAGGCCTTGAAAGTTGGGACAGCGATTGTGGTTTAACGGGAAGACTATGAGATTTGGATCAGAAGATTCATAGTCTCTGTGATCTTTAGACAAGTTatttctgagtttcagtttcttcaccttCAAGGTAGAGATGGTAAAAACATTAGTACATTTTTCAAAGGtccttgtgaggattaaataggatgaaaagaaagttcttttttttcacaatacttgcattgatttatttttatgtggtgctgaggattgaacccaggacctcacatgcactaggcaagtgctctactgctgagccacaaacctagccccaaaagaaagttcttttttaaaaatgttaatttagatgtcaattgacctttattttgtttatttacatgtggtgctgagaattgaacccagtgcctcacacatgctaggcgagcactctaccactgagccacaaccccagcccggaaAAGAAAGTTCTTTGCAAATGATAAAGCACCACACAGATGGTGGTTCTTAGTAGAGATGGAGATGGCGGTCACTCTAGGCCATGGGAGAAGAGATTGTGCTGAGACATGTGGGGAATCATGGTTTGTGTTCAGGAAATATCTTTGTTGCCTTTGACCAAAGTGGAAATGGTAGCTGGAAATAGAGGTTGGAACCAGATAGAAATGAGCTTTGAATGCCAGGCCAAGCAGTCAATGAAAAGGCAGAGGGTAACATTCTGGAATGTGGCCTAGGAAAATGAATCTGGAGGGATGTACATAATGGGATTAGAAGAAAGTCTGGCAGTAAGGAACAGTTGGAGGAATACTGTTGAATTGAGGCATCAAGGGGATGATGGGAATTTGAATTAGGGAGGTGACAGTGAGGTTGGGAAGGAGCAGCTGCCTGGAAAAGCCTTTGGGAAGGAAATATTAGTGTGTCTCTGTGCTGATTTAAACATGGGGTAAGGGAGGAAGAAATGAGTTAAAAATACCTCtgtgtggggctgaggttgtggcttagtggtagagcacttacctagcatgggtggggcactgggttcaatcatcagtgccacataaagataaataaatgaagttattatgtccattttcaactaaaaaaaatctttaaaaatgcccTCTGTGGTTTTCAACCAGTTATAACAGAAGTTTGATATTTGAACAAATTCTACTGGAGATAGACTACATGTGTTAGTCACTTGGAAATTTGTATTGGGCAGTTGTAAATTCAGAACTAGATCTTAGGAAAGAGCTCAAGACTGCAGCTACAGGTATGGAGAATCAGTCTTTTTGAGGTTGAAACTGGGCCTCCCACTTCTTGAGAATGTGCCAAGTGTGAAAAGAAAAGGGTACGAATGGAAACTTGGGAAATGCCCTCATCAGAGGAGCTAGAAGAAGGAGCAGCAGCAAGTTTTCAAAATTGCTCTTAGTCTGACCTTTACGCATGCATTTCTTCTATTCCTTTACCTATACAAAAGTCAGTTGAATTTGCCTTTACAGGAAATCTATGTGCAAAATACCTGGATGTTTCTTACGTGACCTtgaaaagtcaaagaaatatTCTGGAAAGAATTTCAAGCAAAATAAGGATGAGTTGGTTCAGAAAATCTACCAACTGTTTAACAGCACCGTCTTTGATCAGAAGGTATAATTGATAAATgagcatttattgagtatctgCTATATGCCAGCATTCTAGGGTGCACCACATAGTGTACTGACAATGTATACTACTGCCCTTGAGAAATGTCAGTTTGGGTGGGGAGATGAGATGTCCATTcatgaaagaaatagagaatgatTATGGGTTATAATGTATGGGACGTATGGTTGTTACTACAGGACATCAGCAGACAGAAATGGCTGAGACTGAGTGGCCAGGAAATAGGATTTCCTGGAGGAAGTAGGCTCCTGGTTCTTGAAGGATGGTAAGTAATGAGAACAACAGTGCTGAGGGAGCAAGCCTGTGTTGTGGCTTGACAGCCTCCAAGAGAGGGTTCCTGTTGAATGATTATGGGAAAGAGTAGTGTGagttgggcaagttacttaacctcagtttgtttcttcatctgtaaaatggggacaataacaGTATAGTCAGCCCCTATATCCCTGGAAGATTGGTTCCAGGAACCCCCAACAAATACCAAATATGCAGGTGCTcaaaatcccttatataaaatggcaaaatatttgcatgtaacctatgTACATTCTCCCATAGATTTTAAATCTTCTCTGTATTACTTatataatacctaatgcaatataaatagtatgtaaataattgttacGCTATTTAGGGAATTAGGACACATGGAAAAAATCTCTACAAGTTTAAAAtaggtgaaatttttaaaaatattttcaatctatgGTTGGTTGAAACTGTGGATACAAAACCCACAGATCAGAGGACCAAATGTACTTACTACCTCCAAATTATTGTAAGacaaaagtttgtttttattctctctctctctctctctctctctctctctctctctctcacacacacacacacacacacacacacacacacacacacatacacacacacagtacctAGAACAGGGCCCAGAACATAGTAAGTAGGCTCTTTTTTTTTGATCATGAAGAACCAGATAATGGAAAGCCTTGAAGATCAGGTTGGGGgactttaaatttaaatcagTAGGCACTACTCACTGCACAGGATATGGTGTGACATGTAGAAGCTACTGAAAGACATTAATCTGACAGTATAGTCTTGAGATATGGGCTGGATTGGAAAGAATTTGGATGCAGAGACCTGTTGGTCATTCAGGGGTTTTggtattgttttgattttttggtttctgaggttttgtttttgttttgcagtgctgaggatggaacccagggtcttggacatgctagacaagcactctaccactgagctgcacccccatcCTTAGATCATTAGGTTTTTAGGTTTTATTGTATTTGGTGACAAGACTTACCAGAGGGAAGTTCCAATATCCTAAAGGTTCCCCAGCCTTTGATGTTCTTCCTGATGACAGTGGTGGTATTTCAGATGAGCAGAGCCTGATGTATCCTGAGTTGCATTGTTCTTTCTGGGTGCTCCTATGCACAGATTTCCGACTCACCTCAGCACGCTTACATCCCTCTCCTTAGCTGCCCCTGACTTGTCTCTGCACAGGCGAGCACAAACCCTATATGCACATGTTCTCAACATTCTCTCTTGTCTTGATCACCTATTAATTATCTTTACCTGGACTGCAACTTGACTTTCATTCTCCCAGAATGTTTAGATTTGCATGCCCATTGAATAGATTTCTCCCCAGTTTACTTAGCATCAAGAATCTGGGGGAGAAACTTCCTCTTACTTTGGATTAGAGGGAGAAAAACTCCTGAGGTCATATTTTCTGGTCTGCTTAGAACTGCTTTCTGATTCCTttcatttgccttttattttcagatgccagagaaaatagaaatcaccTGGAATAAAAAGATGCTGAGAACTGCTGGCTTGTGCACCACTAGTGAGACACGACACCCCAAAAGGGAGCGCTATGCCAAGATCGAGATTTCTCTGAAAGTCTGTGACTCTGCAGGTGATGGCAGGAGTATGGGAGCCTTACTGCAGTGCTCTCTCTTTTTGACATTGCACCTGTTAATTACTCTTAGCTGGCAGCCTGTGTCAAGTTGAACTGCCATTCTTGGGTGAACAAACCTACCATATGTTGCTTGGGGGATATTACTATTGTATGCCTCATCATTCCTGAGAATCCAACTGATCAATCTACCAAGCCTACCTTTCTGTCTACATTTTCCACTTGCCAGAGGCAGCGTCTCTATTTTCTCACTAGGTGAGGTTCCTGATCCCCCTATATATAGCCAATTACCAAATCTTCCTTCATCTTGACTCTCCTGTTGTCATTCCTTTTCCATCTCTGCCTCCACCCAGGTATGGGTCCATATCCCCTCATTCTTTTCCTTGCTGCATTCAGTCTCCTGCACACCACTATGTTGCTTTCCTAGTAGGAAACCCAGGGCTTTTCAATGCCTAGAGACTGACTTTTGAGGCCATTGTAATCTGCCCTCACTCCACTTAACTGGTCCTGTCTCTCACTATTCCACTACTAGCTCATGCTCCAACTGGGATTTCTTCTCAGCCCTCAAAATGTACCACATGCTTTCTCGCCTCAACCTTTGCTCCTTTCACCTTCCCTCCCAATTGCTTTGCTAGCTTTGTGAATCCAATCATTTGTCAAGGGCTCAGCTCAGATCCCAATCTTGCTATGGAATTTCTAACCAAATCCCAAGGCCCTAAGGATTActccccctccccaaccctgGTCACTTATGTTCCCCGAGGACAGAAACCAAGTCTTGTCCAGGTGTATCTTTAGCAACACCCCACAAAAAGATGAACACGTCGGAGCTCCTCCAAAAAGACCTGCTCACCTAAGGCTCTCTGTCATTAACAAAATCGGGTTGAAGTAGGCGGAAGTTTCACTTTCAGAATCCTGGGAAGGTAACACTCATGACTGCCTGTGAATACTTATGTAAGATGGCTTTGTGTCTAGTGGTGGTAAAAGTTGAAGGGTTGGGTAGCAGATCAGAAGCAAATTGGTTTTAGTGCTCACAGTTTCTTTTCAATCTTTTTCCAAGACCGCCTCCGTGATACTTTGATCCATGAAATATGCCATGCAGCTTCCTGGCTGCTTGATGGTGTCCGAGATTCTCATGGTGATGCATGGAAGTATTATGCAAGAAAATCCAATGCGGTGCACCCCGAGCTGCCCAGGGTCACTCGTTGCCATAACTATACAATTAACTACAAGATTAATTATGAATGTACTCAGTGCAAAACCAGGTAAGACCTTTCCCCTCAGACTTTCCAGTCTGGCCTCTAAGTGGCTCTTGTAGTGACTATAGGAATAAATCGAAGGGTGTCTGATTTGAAGAGTGAACCTATTTCTTTCCATGTTCTCTTTCTCGATtccctattcctttttttcttttttgttttgttactggggattgattccagggacactttaccactaggctacatccccagcccttttttaaaaaattttgagacagcatctcactaagttgctttgtgccttgctaagttgctgaggctggtctcaaacttgccatcttcctgcctcagcctcccaagtcactgaaattacaagaatgtgccaccacaccgaGCCCTTATTCCTGTATTCCTGTTTCTGTCCCCTAACCTTCTCTATATTACTCTTATCCCTAATTTGAGCTAGCCCAACCCCTCTGCTGCTTGTGGCCCCATTCTCTGAGAACCTACAGGAAATTTTCTCTTTGGGCCCAAGGCTAACATCTCAGAGCTAATGCTGAGGTACAGTGACTGATTTCTTTGTTGTATGATGTCCCTTTTCTCACTAGGGTTGGCCGCTACACCAAATCGTTGAACACAGAACGCTTTATCTGTGCCAGATGCAGAGGGCCCCTGGTCATGCTGCCATTAACTCGTAAAGATGGAACCCCCATTGAACCCCATGTGAGACCATTTGCCAAATATGTGCAGGAGAATTACCGAGTGGTGTTTCAAGGGACAGCTGGGATCAGCCATGGGGATGTGATGAGAAAGCTCAGCAAGGATTATGTTGCCagtaaacaaaagaagaatcctTAGAGTATGTTTGTATGAGCTGAATCCTTTTCTGatgaaaagttttagaaaaaagtCTCTATTATTGTGAAGTTATGAATATTAGAgtttaaatacatgttttaagATTCTTGTTATTCATGATTATTGTTCTTAACTAAGGGTTCTACTGCTAGTTATTTTGTCCAGGACCATACCCTGAAACACTCCGGATCCACCTTGGGTCTTATTTTGAAAGcaagttttaaaatgtagaagaaaatagagaagaaaaatgagtttTTGAGAGTGGCAGGTTGAGAGAATGAAAAGGATACTGGGAAGAGAACAAGTTTTAAAAGCAGCAGTTTACACAGGACTGTTGTCAGATGTAACCTGCTAAACCCACCTAGACAGAAAAGACAAACATGTTGTTGAATTCAATTGCTGATGACATTGAGTGAAGCTGTCAAGCTGTataattattcaacaaataaaatgtttttgcatCTCACTCATTAGCAAAGTCTGTCTGTTATCTCATTTCTGTTAATGCCCATATGTTCTTCAGCAGACTCCCTATTTCTGAGAGATGTCCAGGATGTGGACTGGAACCAACATTGTATTCGTTTCCTCTGGCTACCACAACAAAGTACcataaacttagtggcttaaagcaACACAAATGTATTATCTTATAGTTCTAGAGGTCAGAAGCCTGCAATGAATCATCCTGGACTAAAATCAAAGTGTCAACAGGGATATGCTCCTTTCTGGAGGCTCTGGGGAAAAtcaatttccttgtcttttcaacTTTTACATGTCAGCATATTCCTTGGTTtgtggccccttcctccatcttcagagCTAGCAACATTTCTCTCACTTTCTGCCTTCCTCAAACTTTTAAGGACCTTATGGTTACATGGGTCCTCCTAGATAATCTAGGAGAATCTTCTTATTTTAAAGTCAGCTGATTAGCAAACCTAATTTCCTTTCACCATGTAAGGTAACCTATTCACAAACAGGATTGGATCATGGTTGTCTTGGTGGGGCCCATTTCTAATCCTGCCACAAATATCTTGCACTACTGATATTTCTTATAAGCAGGATATGTTATTTTGacatttccctttgatttttgcAGAGGCTTAGAGTATTCTCTTAGTGGTCACAAACCCCCAACTGTGGCTAGATGTGATTGGAGGTGTACCTAGGTTAGGACAAGCTTCCCCAACTAACTGCTTGGATTTTTCCTCTCTATCCCTGCCTCTAGCCTTATCTGCAGTCTCAGAAAGGGCCCAACTGACCTGTCAAACTGGGTCATGGCACATCAGTGACTTCATTGAGATGAACTGGTAGTGCAATGGGTCTATCCCTTCACTCTCTTCCTTAATAGCTCTGTTGATCGCCCTTCTGGGAAGCTCCAGTTAATTTTTCCTTCAATCCCAGAGGCAGCAGTGGAAAAATGCTCCCAGTGCTGATGACTGTTTTCAAGTCATCTTTTGCTTTCCTATAGGCTCACTGCCATTTCCCTAGTAAGAACCTGTATCACCTCTCATGTCTCCTGAATAACCAACATAGCTTTCTGACTGGACTATGATACCACCACCTGATCCTGAACTACCTTCCAGTCTTACTTTCAACCTTTCTCCATCCAAACCCTTAACTCTAGCCAGCCAAAACCAATAGCTTCACTGTTTTTAGCTGTCTCACCTTTGCTACTGCCCTTCCTTCTGCATAGAAATGCTGTCTCTCTACTTTATCCTTGAAAATACTAGTTGCCCTTTAAGTCCTCAGAAAACCTTCCCAAATGCTTCCAACATTTGTATGCTAAGCCCTGGATTCACTATGTGTCACTACTCCCTTACATCATGGTATAGAAGGCTTGGTATTGCTAGCTCTTAACACATCTTCTCTGCTGGCTTGAGCTTCTGGAGTACAGGGACTATGTCTTATTAACACTTAGTGATCCCTTTTCCAAATTATATAGCCAGCTGCCACCCAGGTCACTAAGGGTGTACACCAGCACCACTAGGCAATATGGGGCCTAGCAGAGACCAAAAGAATACCCAGGAGAACAGAGAAAAGGCCACAGAAAGACATTAACAAAGGCAGGCTGAGTCGGCATTGACCCTGGGCCAGGAGGGGAGAAATGGAATATATTCTTAAGCCCAGTCAGGggtatctttttgttgttgttgttccagggattgaacccagaggtgcttaatcactgagtcacatccccagccttttaaaaaatattttatttagagatggtctcgctgagttgcttaggaccttgctaaattgctaaggctggccttcaacttgcaatcctcctaccacagcctcccaagccactgggattgtaggtgtgtgccactgttgCCCAGCAGGGCTGTCCATATTGACGACTACTTCCACATTCTGGTCCTGATTATCATGTTTATTGAAAAGTTTTAAGCAggattttagatataaaaataaaagcaaagacaaGTCTTGGGGACCACAGACAGCCACAGTTGTTGCTCAGCCATGGCCCCATGGGGTAGCATCCTGTTCCCCTTTTACTCTGGGCACATAGAGAAGGCCAATTTCTACTTGTTGAATTAGGAGGGCAGTGGGGCTCCAGCAGCCACCTCTCAAGTGGCAGGATGGGGGTTGGCAGCTATGGAACAGCAATGGTGACCGAGTGGTGCTGAGGCTGCCCGTAAGTCCCAGGGATGAGGTTATGAGGAGAATCAGAGCCAGCCCAGCAGCGAGAGAGGGAGAAGCCTGGATAAGAGCCAGGCTGCATGTGCCAATGGGGAACTCCCATTGCAGCCTCACAACCCTACATAGGAAGCCTCTGTGGTCTCAGACCAAGATGAATCCCGGCGGGAAGATGATGGCTGCCTCTGGAGCCTTCTCTGGACAGGGCAGCCCAGGCGCATGAGCAGTATCCACATATGCTCACG
This window of the Urocitellus parryii isolate mUroPar1 chromosome X, mUroPar1.hap1, whole genome shotgun sequence genome carries:
- the Gcna gene encoding germ cell nuclear acidic protein — translated: MAHADMARSEKKPGHTGQWHTQDDDCCVVIESESDDDYVNKKKKAKIRNISSKDEMLEKFSVIEEQPTTQEPPIIIIDDDDDDDNDDDDDGGNNNKLKGPKLTEEDFCAQGQISLDKEKVVGFAISQYNLPDNVVEMQDFGKNIGQSPNDPEANLEIIDTKLPSEEPIPVVEQPKKRKDKTKNIRVTPAVSGRKKRGPSKKKSSAVKVEKCETGKSMCKIPGCFLRDLEKSKKYSGKNFKQNKDELVQKIYQLFNSTVFDQKMPEKIEITWNKKMLRTAGLCTTSETRHPKRERYAKIEISLKVCDSADRLRDTLIHEICHAASWLLDGVRDSHGDAWKYYARKSNAVHPELPRVTRCHNYTINYKINYECTQCKTRVGRYTKSLNTERFICARCRGPLVMLPLTRKDGTPIEPHVRPFAKYVQENYRVVFQGTAGISHGDVMRKLSKDYVASKQKKNP